Below is a genomic region from Mycolicibacterium neworleansense.
TCAGTCCTACCTCATCGTGCGGGGCAAGGACGACAGGATCCGGGGTTTCGTCAATGCCTGCCGCCATCGGGGCAATGTGCTGTGCCGCGAGGCGCGCGGAAACGCGAAGCGCGGCTTTCTGTGCCAGTACCACCTGTGGTCCTACGACCTGGACGGTCGCCTCAAGGGCATGTTGCGTGAAGCGCTGGCCGGGCCGATCGACAAGGACACCCACGGACTCATCGAGGTCTCGGTGGATACTTTCGCCGGATTCGTGTTCCTCAACCCGGATCCGGATGCGGCGCCCCTGGCGGACTTCATCGGCGACGAGGTCGCCACGATGCTGGCGCCCTACCACCTCGACGAGATGGTCACCGTGATGGACGTGACCGAGGCCATCGACTGCAACTGGAAGGTCGTCCTCGACGCCTTTCAGGAGGGCTATCACATCAACGGCATACACCCGCAACTGTTGCGAGTGATCAACATCGACCCCGCCACCAGTCGGTACCGGTTCTTCGAGCAGCACAGCGTGTCGATGGCACCGTTCGACGTCGTCGGCGCCACCCCGGAACAGCAGGTCGACGGCATCATGGACCTTCCCGAGACGTTCCCGTCCACTGTCGCGGTGATCCCCCGGTTCTCCGAACTCGTCGCCGAATACCGCGGCGACGACGGCACGTTGACATTCCCCGACGGGGTCACCGCCCGCACTCTGCTGCAGAGGGCGACGCGAGACACCTTGACCGCCATGGGACTTGACGTCAGCGGGCTGACAGATGCGCAGATGAGCGACAACCACGGCTGGGTATGGTTCCCGAACTTCTTCATGACCATCCGCGCCGGCGAAGCGCACATCATCATGTCACTGCCCCACCCCGACGGGGATCCCAACCGCTGCATCTGGCACGTCGCGAGCTACATGTGGTTGCCGGACGAGGCGAAAGCCGCCTTCACCGCTGAACCGATCGTCGTCGACGAGGCGGGCAGCTACAAGTATTTCGAAGCACTGCAACAAGATTACGAGCAGATGCCCCGCCAGCAGATCGGATTGCGCAATACCGCGCTCAAACACATGGCGTTGGTCAAGGAGGAAGTGGTGATCGCCCATTTCCATGCGGTCGTTGACAAGTACCTGGAGTCAGCCGGCACCCACTGATGATCGACCAGGTTGCGAAACATACTACAGAACAGGAGTTTTCGTTGAAGCATGTCAGTGAGGTGGTCCACGATCACAATGGGCGCAGCCGTGCGGCGGTGCAGTACGCGGTCACCACCAAGCAACTCGTGGACGCCGCCAAACAACCCGGCTTCGGGGTCGAGGGCTGGGCACCGCTGGCGGACCTGGTGGCCGTCGACGAGTTCGAGCGGGTCGGCAATTTCAAAGAGGTGATGAATTGGGAGCAGTACACCGACTTCCTCACCAACTGGGCCACCGCGTCGGAATGGGACGGCTTGTTCAAACGAGTCAGCGAGGTCGACGGCGTGGTGTTCCTCGAGCTCGAGGAACGCACCAAGATGGGTGATTTCGAGTCGGTGGTGAACTCGGTCTCGGTGTATGAGTTCACCACCGAGGACAAGATCCGTCACATCGACGTGTACCTGCAGATGGCGTTGCCGAACACCGAGATGCTGACGAGCTACGAGGGGGTCGAGATCGCGGACTGAGCAACCAGTGGAGTTTGCTCAGTGCTCACGGAACTGACACCTTCCGATGCCACGGTGACCAGGTGCGGAGCGAACCCGGCCAGGTGTCCACGGCCGAGCGGTTTCACCGGATCTGTGTCCAGGTGGTTCGGCGCCTGCCCGCGCCGCTGAATTCGCTCGTAGCGCCCACATTCCTCGGCTTCGTGGTGATCAACAGCTTCACCTTCGGCGTCGATCTGGCGATTCTGACGGTCCTGCACGGGGTGTTGCGGCTGCCTCTGCCACTCGCGGTCACCCTCGGGTATGCCGGAGCATTCGGCCTCGCGTATTACCTGAACCGGACACTGAACTTCCGCTCGCACGCTGCCGTCGGTCCTCAGCTCACGGTGTATGTGGTGGCGGTCGTGATCAACTACCTGGCGTTCATCCTCGGGGTATCCAGCGGGCTGGCGGCCCTCGGTGTCGAGTACCACCTGGCCCGGATCGTCGCAGGCGGCTGCGAGGCGGTCTTCATGTACAGCGCCATGCGGTGGGTCGTGTTTCGCCGCTGACGGCGCCCGTGCGTCAGCCGGCCAGAGATTCGGCGAGGTCGCGGTAGCCTGCTGCCCGGTGCGACTCGGGCAGCCGTGGACCACGTCCGAACAGCTTGTTGCGCAACGTGCCCTCCCCATAGGAGGTCTTGTACAGCCCGCGTCGCTGCAATTCCGGCACCACGTGATCGACGAAATCGACGAACGAACCGGGAGTGATCACGTTGGTCAGGTTGAAGCCGTCGACATCGGTCT
It encodes:
- a CDS encoding aromatic ring-hydroxylating oxygenase subunit alpha; protein product: MQTARPGDWVENATCLDDIAPDAYRMEIPTSRYVAPEFVAQERDSIWKKVWQVVGRADELIKAGDWKQYQIFDQSYLIVRGKDDRIRGFVNACRHRGNVLCREARGNAKRGFLCQYHLWSYDLDGRLKGMLREALAGPIDKDTHGLIEVSVDTFAGFVFLNPDPDAAPLADFIGDEVATMLAPYHLDEMVTVMDVTEAIDCNWKVVLDAFQEGYHINGIHPQLLRVINIDPATSRYRFFEQHSVSMAPFDVVGATPEQQVDGIMDLPETFPSTVAVIPRFSELVAEYRGDDGTLTFPDGVTARTLLQRATRDTLTAMGLDVSGLTDAQMSDNHGWVWFPNFFMTIRAGEAHIIMSLPHPDGDPNRCIWHVASYMWLPDEAKAAFTAEPIVVDEAGSYKYFEALQQDYEQMPRQQIGLRNTALKHMALVKEEVVIAHFHAVVDKYLESAGTH
- a CDS encoding GtrA family protein codes for the protein MRSEPGQVSTAERFHRICVQVVRRLPAPLNSLVAPTFLGFVVINSFTFGVDLAILTVLHGVLRLPLPLAVTLGYAGAFGLAYYLNRTLNFRSHAAVGPQLTVYVVAVVINYLAFILGVSSGLAALGVEYHLARIVAGGCEAVFMYSAMRWVVFRR